From a single Brassica napus cultivar Da-Ae chromosome C9, Da-Ae, whole genome shotgun sequence genomic region:
- the LOC125592786 gene encoding polygalacturonase inhibitor 1-like has protein sequence MTLEEKLSDLLGEETIKSSSMYPDFSLSPTIPPRPTGTGEEGSRGQTETMLNPLWPKLELVMAGNSVEVPLPPDYEVRNMFQFDLSRVEIPKTLGILDLNHNGIIGSIPVQWTGTPLQIFNVSYNRLCGCIPTGGKLQEFDSYSYFHNKCLCGAPLDRCK, from the exons ATGACTTTGGAAGAAAAGCTCTCGGATCTACTGGGAGAAGAGACAATAAAGTCAAGCTCTAT gtatCCGGACTTTTCACTTAGTCCGACTATCCCACCGCGTCCAACCGGAACTGGCGAAGAAGGTTCTAGAGGCCAAACGGAAACCatgttaaatccgctgtggccAAAGCTCGAACTCGTGATGGCGGGCAACTCAGTCgaggttcctttaccaccagactaCGAGGTCCG GAACATGTTCCAGTTCGATCTCTCTAGAGTTGAGATACCTAAGACACTTGGTATCTTGGACTTGAACCACAATGGGATCATAGGGAGTATCCCGGTTCAGTGGACTGGAACTCCTCTCCAAATCTTCAATGTTAGCTACAACAGACTGTGTGGATGCATCCCCACTGGAGGGAAACTTCAGGAATTTGATTCTTATTCCtattttcataataagtgtCTATGTGGTGCACCTCTTGATAGATGCAAGTGA
- the LOC106375477 gene encoding nucleolin 2 isoform X1, which yields MSPTEGSATKEMSLLTLNERDTTKRTTRPRKRDIGRIRVMGYSIDLPHDDVVNALRKHFSSCGEITDVCVHVLTDNLLDSFGFIYFLGGQGTVDRAMQLSGTDVGGWNVTVKPYPFLEDADWDPVAIVQGYDTCLGKTDIKRMLFDHFSSCGQIKDIKFQRSSIGLASVYLYGEGAEDKVLDLDGSYMGGCKILVKLIPSSGIYTVHPRSRHLGWPR from the exons ATGTCTCCAACAGAGGGATCCGCGACAAAA GAGATGAGTCTGCTGACTTTGAACGAAAGGGACACTACTAAGAGAACCACCAGACCAAGAAAACG CGACATTGGGAGAATTCGTGTAATGGGATATAGCATTGACCTTCCTCATGATGACGTGGTAAACGCGTTGAGAAAACATTTCTCTTCATGCGGAGAGATCACGGATGTTTGTGTCCACGTACTCACGGATAATCTTCTCGACAG ttttggttttatttattttctgggAGGACAAGGCACAGTTGACAGGGCGATGCAACTTAGTGGAACTGACGTTGGAGGATGGAATGTCACTGTTAAGCCTTATCCTTTCCTGGAAGATGCAGACTG GGACCCTGTTGCCATTGTTCAAGGATATGACACTTGTCTTGGGAAAACTGATATCAAGAGAATGTTGTTTGATCACTTCTCTTCATGTGGACagatcaaggatatcaagttTCAGAGGAG CAGCATTGGTTTAGCTTCTGTGTATCTTTATGGAGAAGGTGCAGAAGACAAGGTGCTTGATCTTGATGGGTCCTACATGGGAGGATGCAAAATACTTGTTAAGCTTATTCCCTCGAGTGGAATATACACTGTTCACCCTCGTAGTCGTCATCTTGGCTGGCCCAG GTAA
- the LOC106375476 gene encoding uncharacterized protein LOC106375476, protein MSDEETKPFLKSRMYESRYPSRGDIVMGKVKKIEGREAVVWLVEYKKSCKVVLSATVPPVRVLAEKRMEAFRVADVSVEERQIILDETPLSKAEMWAFEKRFNEAKFVHSVLFSVADDLHMNLKDAYKLCDWPSYEELKTLHRDENFLACKNVSFRKLLLDRIGLMKYNSWRVNDPSRLQTSSLKQIRDICYAIALARQAEAFFKKRGDLGKEEHLSIQHILNKGVDYGLVSRDYTLLELGTLVKILQRDGFILDTDCPLTYSLAGTPSASDNSCSTKDPIRVFEAPQIKVMTAGEEVPEEWMVEEMLAELDGGPLTFSLPMFPSYKTKSKKLDDIYKPTEDEFAAYKLAKDKGKPCKLDFHTMLLTGDGIDRYGDQYLECQDCLGDIDIGDRGYVRFAVKPNTVTEFVSFKNVCNHDDD, encoded by the exons ATGTCCGATGAAGAAACGAAACCTTTTCTGAAGAGCAGGATGTATGAGTCGAGGTATCCTTCGAGAGGTGATATTGTAATGGGCAAAGTCAAGAAAATTGAAGGGCGAGAAGCTGTAGTGTGGCTTGTTGAGTACAAGAAGAGTTGCAAGGTCGTTTTGTCTGCAACAGTACCTCCAGTTCGAGTACTTGCAGAGAAGAGGATGGAGGCATTTCGAGTTGCTGATGTGAGTGTTGAAGAGAGGCAAATCATCCTTGATGAAACACCGCTGTCGAAGGCTGAGATGTGGGCGTTTGAGAAGCGATTCAACGAGGCAAAGTTCGTCCATTCCGTCCTCTTTAGTGTTGCTGATGATCTGCATATGAATTTGAAG GATGCTTATAAACTTTGTGACTGGCCTTCCTATGAAGAGCTGAAGACATTGCACAGAGATGAGAACTTCCTTGCTTGCAAGAATGTCTCCTTCAGAAAGCTGCTTCTTGACAGGATTGGTCTTATGAAGTACAATTCATGGAGAGTGAACGATCCAAGTCGGCTTCAAACATCTTCACTCAAGCAAATCCGTGACATCTGCTATGCAATAGCTTTGGCACGTCAAGCAGAAGCATTCTTTAAGAAGAGAGGAGATTTGGGGAAGGAGGAACATCTCTCAATTCAACATATACTCAACAAAGGGGTTGACTATGGGTTGGTCAGTAGAGATTACACCCTCCTTGAGCTTGGAACATTGGTGAAGATATTGCAACGAGATGGTTTCATTCTTGACACTGATTGTCCCCTTACTTACTCTCTTGCTGGAACTCCCTCTGCGTCCGATAACTCTTGTTCAACTAAAGATCCT attCGTGTTTTCGAAGCTCCTCAAATAAAAGTTATGACTGCTGGAGAAGAGGTCCCAGAAGAATGGATGGTTGAGGAGATGTTGGCTGAATTAGATGGAGGACCGCTCACGTTCTCTTTGCCTATGTTCCCATCCTACAAAACCAAATCCAAGAAACTAGAT GACATATACAAGCCTACAGAAGATGAGTTTGCAGCCTACAAGTTGGCTAAGGATAAGGGCAAACCTTGCAAGCTAGATTTTCATACCATGCTGCTTACAG GTGACGGTATAGACAGGTATGGGGATCAGTATCTTGAATGTCAAGACTGTCTTGGTGATATAGATATTGGGGATCGGGGTTACGTACGTTTTGCGGTCAAACCTAACACGGTAACAGAGTTcgtctctttcaag AATGTTTGCAATCATGATGATGACTAA
- the LOC106372865 gene encoding nucleolin 1-like: protein MEGSTIKGVSLLTLNESDSKKTRPRKRDIGRIRVMGYSTELPGDDVESSLRKHFSSCGEITDVCVLVLDNNILNSFGFIYFLGGQGTVDKAMQLSGTDVGGWNVIVEPYPFGEDADW from the exons ATGGAGGGATCCACGATCAAA GGGGTGAGTCTGCTGACATTGAACGAAAGTGATTCTAAGAAAACCAGACCAAGAAAACG CGACATTGGGAGGATTCGCGTAATGGGATATAGCACTGAGCTTCCCGGTGATGATGTGGAAAGCTCGTTGAGAAAACATTTCTCTTCATGTGGAGAGATCACAGATGTTTGTGTGCTCGTACTCGATAATAATATTCTCAACAG ttttggatttatttattttctgggAGGACAAGGCACAGTTGACAAGGCGATGCAACTTAGTGGAACTGACGTTGGAGGATGGAATGTGATTGTTGAGCCTTATCCTTTTGGGGAAGATGCTGACTGGTAA
- the LOC106372864 gene encoding nucleolin 2-like yields MERSAIKGMSQLTLNESETKKTRPRKRDIGRIRVRGYNTDLPHDDVVSALRKHFSSCGEITDVYIFEKTDGLHSFGFIYFLGEGAVDKALQLSGIDVGGWTVIAEPYPFTEHAGCYPAVVVQGYDTLLDNADIEKMLFEHFSSCAEVTEIRVHKRSIGAAVVELYGEDAEQKVMDLDGSIMVGCKISVTLYTAPTVYSVHPRRRRNRNYYPVALCFDS; encoded by the exons ATGGAGAGATCCGCGATCAAA GGGATGAGTCAGCTGACATTGAACGAAAGTGAGACCAAGAAAACCAGACCAAGAAAAcg CGACATAGGGAGGATTCGCGTGAGAGGATATAACACTGACCTTCCCCATGATGATGTAGTAAGCGCGTTGAGGAAACATTTCTCTTCGTGTGGAGAGATCACAGATGTTTATATCTTCGAAAAGACTGATGGTCTACACAG ttttggttttatttattttctgggAGAGGGCGCAGTGGACAAGGCCTTGCAACTTAGTGGAATTGACGTGGGAGGATGGACCGTTATTGCTGAGCCTTATCCGTTTACGGAACATGCAGGCTG CTACCCTGCTGTAGTTGTTCAAGGATACGACACTCTTCTTGATAACGCTGATATCGAGAAAATGTTGTTTGAACATTTCTCTTCGTGTGCAGAGGTTACTGAGATTCGTGTTCACAAGAGGAG cATTGGTGCAGCTGTTGTAGAGCTTTATGGAGAAGATGCTGAACAAAAGGTGATGGATCTTGATGGGAGCATCATGGTAGGCTGCAAAATAAGTGTTACGCTTTATACTGCGCCGACTGTTTACAGTGTCCACCCTCGTCGTCGACGTAACCGTAATTATTATCCAGTTGCATTGTGTTTTGATTCTTGA
- the LOC106374259 gene encoding gamma-tubulin complex component 3-like, whose amino-acid sequence MEAAKDLDDLLPAHEKYLSSIVGKSLLGEQSQTIRKSLFVLFELILRFRSHADRLYEGIYEMQIRTKESGRGRNKTQESSSWISEGRKAITQRAGEFLQSMS is encoded by the exons ATGGAGGCTGCTAAAGACTTGGATGATCTTTTGCCAGCACATGAGAAGTACCTCAGCTCCATCGTTGGGAAGTCTCTTCTGGGAGAACAGTCGCAGACCATCCGCAAATCACTCTTTGTTCTCTTTGAGCTTATATTACGGTTCAGGAGTCATGCAGATCGTTTGTATGAAGGAATCTACGAGATGCAAATAAG AACTAAAGAGTCAGGACGAGGAAGAAACAAAACGCAGGAGTCAAGTTCATGGATCAGTGAAGGTAGGAAGGCTATAACACAGCGTGCTGGAGAATTTCTTCAAAGCATGAGTTAA
- the LOC106375477 gene encoding nucleolin 2 isoform X2, with translation MSPTEGSATKEMSLLTLNERDTTKRTTRPRKRDIGRIRVMGYSIDLPHDDVVNALRKHFSSCGEITDVCVHVLTDNLLDSFGFIYFLGGQGTVDRAMQLSGTDVGGWNVTVKPYPFLEDADWDPVAIVQGYDTCLGKTDIKRMLFDHFSSCGQIKDIKFQRSIGLASVYLYGEGAEDKVLDLDGSYMGGCKILVKLIPSSGIYTVHPRSRHLGWPR, from the exons ATGTCTCCAACAGAGGGATCCGCGACAAAA GAGATGAGTCTGCTGACTTTGAACGAAAGGGACACTACTAAGAGAACCACCAGACCAAGAAAACG CGACATTGGGAGAATTCGTGTAATGGGATATAGCATTGACCTTCCTCATGATGACGTGGTAAACGCGTTGAGAAAACATTTCTCTTCATGCGGAGAGATCACGGATGTTTGTGTCCACGTACTCACGGATAATCTTCTCGACAG ttttggttttatttattttctgggAGGACAAGGCACAGTTGACAGGGCGATGCAACTTAGTGGAACTGACGTTGGAGGATGGAATGTCACTGTTAAGCCTTATCCTTTCCTGGAAGATGCAGACTG GGACCCTGTTGCCATTGTTCAAGGATATGACACTTGTCTTGGGAAAACTGATATCAAGAGAATGTTGTTTGATCACTTCTCTTCATGTGGACagatcaaggatatcaagttTCAGAGGAG CATTGGTTTAGCTTCTGTGTATCTTTATGGAGAAGGTGCAGAAGACAAGGTGCTTGATCTTGATGGGTCCTACATGGGAGGATGCAAAATACTTGTTAAGCTTATTCCCTCGAGTGGAATATACACTGTTCACCCTCGTAGTCGTCATCTTGGCTGGCCCAG GTAA